One stretch of Acropora muricata isolate sample 2 chromosome 12, ASM3666990v1, whole genome shotgun sequence DNA includes these proteins:
- the LOC136891816 gene encoding max-like protein X, giving the protein MADESNDWGASGHQLVSVIPVGGEQLFEEPDVKSEPASPEEDATRTHFDSQDEDNDVFVAKEQRRFAHSAAEQKRRDAIRKGYDDLQTIVPTCHQPNSSSTMQKLSKAIILQKSIEYIMFLHQQKKKQEEELEALRKEVMALKIMKTNYEQIAKAHQNQPAQGKKQVPDQAKFSVFRQIMETQFLSFNASVTVTNFEALSACIFSWLEEYCKPQYLQEIVINALKNLNNQGLLHQ; this is encoded by the exons atggcggacgagtCGAACGACTGGGGGGCGTCAGGGCACCAG cTTGTATCTGTTATCCCAGTAGGTGGTGAACAACTTTTTGAAGAGCCAG ATGTAAAATCTGAGCCAGCAAGCCCAGAAGAGGATGCTACGAGGACACATTTTG ATTCTCAAGATGAGGACAATGATGTCTTTGTTGCCAAAGAGCAGAGACGCTTTGCACATAGTGCTGCTGAGCAAAAAAGAAGAGATGCTATAAGG AAAGGATATGATGATCTCCAAACCATTGTTCCAACTTGTCATCAGCCAAACAGCTCTTCTACCATGCAGAAGCTCAGCAAAGCCATCATTCTTCAGAAAT CTATTGAATACATCATGTTCCTACACCAGcagaagaaaaaacaagaagAGGAATTAGAGGCACTTAGAAAGGAAGTTATGGCCCTCAAGATCATGAAAAC AAACTATGAGCAAATAGCCAAAGCTCATCAAAACCAG CCAGCCCAAGGTAAAAAGCAAGTTCCAGACCAGGCCAAATTTAGTGTG TTTCGGCAGATCATGGAAACTCAATTCTTGTCTTTCAATGCATCTGTCACTGTCACCAACTTTGAAGCCTTATCAGCTTGCATATTCAGCTGGCTGGAGGAATACTGCAAACCTCAG TATCTGCAGGAGATTGTGATCAATGCTCTGAAGAATCTGAACAACCAGGGGCTGCTTCACCAGTAA
- the LOC136891815 gene encoding LIM and SH3 domain protein 1-like produces the protein MNPKCARCTKTVYPVEKLSCLDKAWHKGCFSCEICKMTLTMKNYKGYDKKPYCTAHYPTTKFTAVADTPENKRLKENTKKQSNVQYHKDFEASRGHYIAVTDDPEMKRAQRSSEIASQVAYTQHSSGQSRLGVQQRTANEAKEIQTSQQRRLSHDHPMAHAPQYPRYEPERAPPPSAPISTYAPRYRALYDYSAADDDEVSFMDGDLIVDVTVIDDGWWEGRVERTGQYGMLPSNYVEEI, from the exons ATGAATCCAAAGTGCGCTCGTTGTACCAAAACCGTTTATCCAGTGGAAAAATTGAGTTGTCTCGACAAG GCATGGCATAAAGGATGTTTTTCTTGTGAGATTTGTAAAATGACTTTGACGATGAAAAATTATAAGGGATACGACAAGAAGCCCTACTGCACCGC GCATTATCCAACTACCAAGTTCACTGCAGTTGCTGATACTCCAGAAAACAAACgattaaaagaaaatacaaagaaacaaagtaaC GTCCAATACCACAAGGACTTCGAAGCATCAAGAGGCCATTACATAGCAGTTACTGATGATCCAGAGATGAAGAGAGCACAAAGGAGTAGTGAGATAGCCAGTCAAGTGGCTTACACGCAACACTCTTCTGGGCAGAGTCGCCTTGGCGTCCAGCAGCGGACAGCAAATg AAGCGAAAGAGATTCAAACTTCACAGCAGCGACGCTTGTCTCATGACCATCCAATGGCTCACGCACCTCAATATCCTCGTTATGAGCCAGAGCGGGCTCCTCCACCCAGTGCACCAATTTCAACTTATGCCCCG AGATACCGTGCATTGTATGATTACAGTGctgctgatgatgatgaggtGAGCTTCATGGATGGTGATTTGATCGTGGATGTAACAGTTATCGATGATGGTTGGTGGGAAGGCAGAGTGGAAAGAACTGGGCAGTATGGGATGTTGCCATCGAACTACGTAGAAGAgatttaa
- the LOC136891818 gene encoding protein NCBP2AS2 homolog, which yields MPLRTLLRFLADEHLIERLANSYPIRRLAQLTHYTYRRLTLYGNDALDKAVKSNEAKQASESYPQAKGRLVSFTRNFWRNIQSEIEKSQRGQR from the exons ATGCCTTTGCGAACGCTTTTAAG ATTTCTGGCAGATGAACATCTCATTGAACGA CTTGCAAATTCTTATCCAATCCGCCGCCTGGCTCAATTGACTCACTACACTTACAGACGTTTGACCCTTTATG GTAATGATGCTCTGGATAAAGCTGTGAAATCAAATGAGGCAAAACAAGCCTCGGAAAGCTACCCTCAAGCGAAAGGGCGACTAGTGTCCTTTACAAGGAATTTTTGGAGAAATATTCAGAGTGAAATCGAAAAGAGCCAGAGAGGACAAAGGTGA
- the LOC136891812 gene encoding histone acetyltransferase type B catalytic subunit-like yields the protein MDVHMVDQVLARYKCDSNTAVRFKLVQCHKDILDNGKEFHPTFSHQFFGDNETIFGYNNLEVQLYYHCGSLLTYMGLKHDGEVNNKVVDGVQPDPVLSVIAEKYPAGCMTNLDEFIAKLPEEAKFMPMGELLHSYKCNDAEYEIYKADVTTPRLKDYHERLQTFLLWFIDASSYIDPDDERWRYFLVFEKRKEAGDTHYSIVGYMTVYQYYAYPDKIRPRISQMLILPPFQKQGHGAQLLLTVDKFYVQDPQVLDITVEDPSYDFMRLRDYVDALRCRDLAVFSPENIRNGFSDRMVEQARKELKINKVQCRRVYEILRLRVTDLSNAEEYKSFRLGVKNRLNVPFQKEKADIEKLKVLLKPEEFTATATVQSTHERIQYLDQLYQELEEHYKKTIERIAAV from the exons ATGGATG TGCACATGGTGGATCAGGTGTTAGCTCGTTACAAATGCGATTCAAACACGGCTGTTCGCTTCAAACTTG TTCAGTGTCACAAAGATATCCTTGACAATGGAAAAGAATTTCACCCAACTTTCTCTCATCAGTTCTTCGGTGACAA TGAAACGATATTTGGATACAACAACTTGGAGGTGCAG TTGTATTACCACTGTGGTAGCTTATTGACCTACATGGGGTTAAAACATGATGGTGAAGTGAACAACAAGGTTGTTGATGGAGTGCAG CCTGATCCTGTCCTTAGTGTTATTGCTGAGAAGTATCCTGCTG gatgCATGACAAATTTAGATGAGTTTATTGCAAAACTTCCAGAGGAGGCCAAATTCATGCCAATGGGGGAGCTGCTTCATTCATACAAATGCAATGATGCTGAATATGAAATATATAAg GCTGATGTCACCACTCCAAGGCTGAAGGATTATcatgaaagactgcaaacaTTTTTGTTGTGGTTCATTGATGCTTCATCTTACATTG ATCCTGATGATGAAAGGTGGCGATACTTCCTTGT ATTTGAGAAGAGAAAAGAGGCGGGTGATACACATTACAGCATAGTGGGTTACATGACAGTTTACCAGTATTATGCTTATCCAGACAAGATACGACCTCGTATCAG CCAAATGTTGATTCTTCCTCCTTTTCAAAAACAGGGCCATGGAG CTCAACTGCTTCTAACTGTAGATAAATTCTACGTGCAGGATCCGCAAGTCTTGGACATAACAG TTGAGGACCCTTCTTATGATTTCATGCGATTACGAGATTATGTGGATGCGCTGAGGTGCAGAGATCTCGCAGTGTTTTCACCAGAGAACATCCGCAATGGATTCAGTGATAGAATGGTAGAACAGGCTCGCAAAGAACTCAAAATAAACAAG gtgCAATGCAGAAGAGTTTACGAAATACTGCGCCTCCGTGTCACTGACCTTAGCAATGCAGAGGAATACAAGTCTTTCCGGCTAGGAGTAAAGAACAGGCTAAATGTTCCTTTCCAG AAAGAGAAAGCAGATATTGAAAAGCTGAAAGTTCTATTGAAACCTGAAGAATTTACAGCCACAGCTACAGTGCAATCAACACATGAGCGAATACAGTACCTTGATCAGTTGTACCAAGAACTGGAGGAACATTACAAGAAGACGATTGAAAGAATAGCTGCTGTTTAG
- the LOC136891820 gene encoding switch-associated protein 70-like, protein MEEKVEIEAEELQPVQFETVVLNSIRHSFEILDEANSGKVAKSQLQVLCAGICLNIGATHDAQNLTNFKHPSASLSFQDFVQYLHDHLRVTAQAEIDCEKIHQLCWKIVEQKFQKSGSHLLSFDAAFKQFIIFNILDIEETSKVEKEEIAIILEKFVHAMGQVWNPKPMQEFCEGDVMTFWQYIQCLEEKYIFGNDPSVVDEALEEVVDHMVNEVIKQGYLVKKGHKMKSLKERWFVLKPTNLSYFVNNTCTERKGVITLNMSSAVESVPAKGRYKFTVKCGETKIVYELEAKDQKSRLEWIASIQAAIDTSGGPSPQKKERLQRSLNRKEKRQQHKETEKKQQEQETLLLEQQEELARLQELCKKVEVQAAVDAALLQAEISKREELERLQAELKQLLETERRAKEEEEQARANQEKLLEEERKRTEEVERLREEQEKRLQDEMKMREDLEEQHKQKEKMLEEERRLLKQLEEERLAAERAMKAVQEKLAAAEQASKKAAEQAKKKARELKTAVGLARTVGPAVPSWVSHRGPGAFCESDFDAKPLAEKSERKGLEKSDENGKGEESRTDGDQDKSQQETAVAAAAAAEKIEAIGAIEAKAEENGVREGQKTSEEVAASE, encoded by the exons ATGGAGGAGAAGGTAGAAATCGAAGCTGAAGAATTACAGCCTGTCCAATTTGAAACAGTTGTTCTCAACAGCATTAGGCATTCATTTGAGATCTTAGATGAAGCCAACTCTGGGAAAGTTGCGAAATCTCAGCTACAAGTTTTATGTGCCGGTATTTGCCTTAATATAGGCGCAACACACGATGCTCAAAATCTCACTAATTTTAAACATCCATCAGCGTCGCTCAGCTTTCAAGATTTTGTTCAATATCTTCACGACCATCTCCGCGTGACAG CTCAAGCAGAAATAGATTGTGAGAAGATCCATCAGCTCTGTTGGAAAATTGTTGAACAGAAATTCCAGAAATCTGGAAGTCATCTTTTATCCTTTGATGCTGCTTTCAAACAATTTATCATTTTCAATATCTTGGATATTgaagaaacatcaaaagttGAGAAGGAAGAAATTGCAATCATTCTTGAGAAGTTTGTGCATGCAATGGGGCAAGTCTGGAATCCCAAACCAATGCAGGAATTTTGTGAAGGAGATGTAATGACATTCTGGCAGTATATTCAGTGTTTGGAAGAGAAGTATATATTTGGAAATGATCCAAG TGTTGTAGATGAAGCACTTGAAGAGGTTGTCGATCACATGGTAAATGAAGTTATCAAGCAGGGATACTTGGTTAAGAAAGGCCATAAAATGAAGTCACTGAAAGAGAGATGGTTTGTGTTAAAGCCAACAAATCTTTCCTACTTCGTAAATAACACTTGCACCGAGAGAAAAGGCGTGATTACACTTAACATGTCCAGTGCAGTGGAAAGCGTCCCAGCCAAGGGAAGATACAAATTCACTGTGAAGTGTGGGGAGACGAAAATAGTGTATGAACTAGAAGCCAAAGATCAGAAATCCAGACTCGAATGGATTGCAAGTATACAAGCCGCTATAG ATACATCTGGTGGACCATCGCCGCAGAAGAAAGAACGACTTCAGCGAAGCTTGAACAGGAAAGAAAAGAGGCAGCAACACAAAGAAACGGAAAAGAAACAACAGGAACAAGAGACGCTTCTACTCGAACAACAAGAG gAACTTGCTCGGCTTCAAGAGCTTTGCAAAAAAGTGGAAGTACAAGCAGCTGTGGATGCAGCTCTTTTGCAAGCGGAGATAAGTAAGAGAGAAGAACTTGAGAGACTTCAAGCTGAACTCAAACAGCTTCTAGAAACTGAAAGGCGAgcgaaggaagaagaagagcaAGCCCGCGCTAATCAAGAAAAACTACtggaagaggaaagaaaaagaacagaGGAAGTTGAAAGACTGAGGGAAGAACAAGAGAAAAGACTACAAGATGAGATGAAAATGAGAGAAGATTTAGAGGAACAGCATAAACAGAAGGAGAAGATGCTTGAAGAA GAACGGAGACTTCTCAAGCAGCTAGAGGAAGAGAGACTGGCGGCTGAAAGAGCAATGAAAGCAGTTCAGGAAAAACTCGCTGCTGCTGAACAAGCTTCCAAAAAAGCCGCCGAACAAGCGAAGAAGAAAGCAAGAGAACTTAAGACTGCTGTGGGACTGGCGCGAACTGTTGGCCCGGCGGTACCCTCATGGGTCTCGCATCGGGGACCTGGTGCCTTTTGCGAAAGCGACTTCGACGCCAAACCCCTTGCGGAAAAATCTGAACGGAAGGGACTTGAGAAGAGTGACGAAAACGGGAAGGGAGAAGAGAGCAGGACTGATGGAGACCAAGACAAGAGTCAACAAGAGACGGCGgtggcggcggcggcggcggcggagAAGATTGAAGCCATTGGAGCAATAGAAGCCAAGGCGGAGGAAAACGGAGTTCGCGAGGGTCAAAAGACAAGCGAAGAAGTGGCTGCCTCTGAATAA